The genomic window ATCGGATTTTACATGTAAGGTAATGTGGCTTTTTTttggttgttgttgttgttgttggcaCCGATCCTGCAATGCGTCCGTGGATGGCCACCATCACAGGATGGATGAGTACATCACAAAATGTGCACCATGGGCATCGCACCATCCTTGCTCATGCACCGTCATCCATCCTACGATGGATGCCATCCATGGGTGCACCGTATTCTGCAGTGCTGCGTGGGCACCGCAGGATCCTTCACCCTTTACTTCCCTTTTGGTTGACATGTTGTGGCCCTTCTGTGAGCAGTATTAGGTGCGTAGTACGTAGGGTTTGACAGGCTGAACTAAGATTAGTTCTAGTTccggggaaaaaaaaaatcccaatgaTGTTGACCGCTAAAATTTGATGGACGCTCAAAACTATTTTTTACTTCATTCTAGTATGGTTGTGGTAAGCAACACCTCGTTTTTACAGTAATGGTAACTAATTGGATACGAATCACGTAGATCATTATTTatattcaattctatttgattaaatttttagaatatcataaaatattttttaaattttaaaaaatattttaaaatatatagtgggtttgataaaaatatttattttgattttgtcagaaagttgaaaaatctattaaaaaaattgtattttgaaattttttcgaaaaataCTTTTTGATAATGTCGGAGAGCACATTTTATCAATATAGTTATCAAAcagcaaataatttttataaaagtcTCTTTCAAAATTTCACTTCAAAAAATTCTACTTCCAAAAATTCAAAATCTCTATTTAAGAGCAATCTCAAACAGAACCTCATCCGCACTTACTTGGAGTGAGCCAAGATGATAGTCTCGTAGCAAGATGGGATAGATAGAATTTAATGGGTTGgtagagttaaactaagaaggACGAATAAATAGGGttggataaaattataaaatttattttttatatatataaattatttttttttgttccaaAAGAAAATTTGTGAATATATACTATCGGAAATGATGAAAGTCACAACTTAGCTTATTGAGAGTTTGAATAGCAGGACAACAGAGAGCCAGGAATTGAAGAACCGTCAATTGCTCAAGAGAACATACTCAGACTTATGGTTTAGTCCATTACCCTTACTGTGGATAGAGAGATGTCAAAGAAGTATCTTTCTGTCTCTCATTGAATCCTCCTTGATGAATCGATTAAAAAATCTCATCTTCAGCAATTGTTAGTATTTTTTCTAGATCATATATATTACAGTTTTGATTTGTCTTCCATTCCCTCCTACctcgagaaaagaaagagaactaCTTGCTGCCAATGGAGATTCAAAAACTTTTGCTTCTTAAAATCTATTGGTCAATCAATGGATGATACTGCACTAAAGAACTAGGAGATTCGAGATTGAAAAAATGTTCATGAGGTAGTAGCATAAAAATGCTGGGTTAACTGCTCTTGATGATGGGGTGGGAATGAGATGCTGAGAGTTATAGATGGATTGAGAGGGGAGCAGATGCGTGGGCTAGTTTAATCTTTATACTCCTATCTTCTCAGACAATAGAGGTTGGCATTAGACAGAACTGATAGGATAAGTCAATATTGAGATATGCTCGACCCAGCTGCCTTCCCAACCCTACCACATTATGGATGGAGCATTAGCTATTCATTCTTTCCCAACCTATCAAATATTTATCTATCTATCCATACATATATTAGGTGTGGGATGAGTTTTTGTATTAATTGTACATGCTCTGGATCAATTGCCGGTCGGATAAAATTTATACCATTCGAATTGAGCCAGGTTAGATATCGATGGGAGGGATAAATTGTCATCCCTATATCTGTGcactagatttaaaatatatatattttttaaaaaaaatccaatcttttTTAGGTGCAAGCATACTTGGCTGGATCTTCAGCTGGAAGATAGCCTAAATGattgttttaattttttaataaaacatATATTTTAATGATAAATCTCGCTCAGAAGCATTTGGTCTGCTTTTTGTGGCCTTCGCGGCAAAACACTGCCATGGAATTCTTTCACCGAAAGCCAAATACAGGATAATCAGGCAAACTACTCTTTCCTTTCGGCcgaatattcttttttttttttttttttgaaggagatATAATGGTCGTTTTTTTCACTTTCCATATGCCCTGTATGTTTTAGAAGGGAGAAAGAATATGGGACCACACCTCTGATTTGCCGCTTACCTTTGGAAAGAAACTCCTACGGCAAAGAGTGGAAAGACCAGaaattgtatcaaaaaaaaaaaaaaaaacggaacATATTCTTCCACCACTAACTACGTAGGAGGGCGACTCACGCATCCAACCGTTGTATTCATATTCACCAGCATGATGAGAGaattcttaattttatatattcttttgAGAAATTCAAGGGCCTTTGTATGAACATTAGAGTTCTTTCCTGCCTTATAGAAGGAACAAAAGAGGGTGGTCACTCGCTCTCCCCCATATAGGAGTGTGCAGCTAGTTGGTGGGCCATGGCAAGCTATGAATAGTCGGTAATGGAACTATCTAACTTGCATGTGGAAATGGTTGTGTAAAGGTTGATGTAAAGcgactcgattatttagagaagcTGGATCGAATCAAGTTGCAAGATGGTTCAGGGTTCTCAGACCAACATGTGCAATTCAGAAATGCAAGGGTTAAGTTTCTTGCCATTTTTCAGttatttttgattggtcaaagttGTCGTTCAGTATTTTAgggaagattttattttagtagattTAGAGAGTCTAAGTTCAGCCATGATTGAATTAAAGTTTGAGAAATATATAGTTAGGCAATAGATAGAGTTGAGACCATATCGGATATGGGTCAGTATcaatatatttatatccatatttgttttgttaacgaatacaaatatggatatagatattattAATAGGCACGTAAAAACTTATACCTCTATGTGTTTtagatagatatggatataaattgaatactgaaaatatgaaaataaatactGATAGAAGTTGAATAATTCAATTTTATGACTATGTCATCAAATATATTACAAATGGATGGTAAATCGAGTTAATTAGCATAGTAAATTTTTTTCTTGGATTGGAAGATAGcccgattaattttttttaaaaaaaaattcaatttgattggTCGGTGCATCCCTCCTTAGGAAATAACACTACATCATAGATCTCAAAAAGTTAGtcgatttttttagaaaaaaaatcatttcattTAGACATTTCTGACTTAGTTAATCTTCGAAAGTTTGGTAAGTGATTTGCTGTTTACAATGTGACATATCTTACTCATGACCCACCAGTATCATTCATATAATCAAAGTGGTCCATATCAATCCGATAATCATCTCTTTTGctccaacaaaaagaaaaaaaattcaagccTCCTCAAGCCCATCTCTCAATATCTGAATCTCTAAACACCTTGAGATATTCAAAATAACAATACAGACTAAAAAAGCTTGCTCCCGTCCAATCCTTTACTCTCCCCTCCCATCTAGTTTACataacataaataattttaatttggaATTGCCTTTCTCAACCTAAACATCAACGGACTTTTATAGAGCTTCAGACTGGGGGTAAGAGAGGGAGAGTAAGATGTTTAAGTGAGCGTTTTATCTCTTACTCAAAAGACCAAGAATGAAAAGACTATAAATGACTAGCCAAGGAAAAAAAGTTTAGTGTATTTTATCTATCTAGCTTAAAGGAGAGATGAGAATATTTCTGTTTAATACAAGttcaatttatatatttatatgtaataTCATACGTTTTAATGGTCTAAAACTCTTTGTAGGAATACTTGAAATAAACTAAGATCCGCTATTTGTTGCTATGCTTAAATACAACACCTCTTTGCTTTTCTGACATATACTGTATACTATTCAAACTGGTGTAATATTAATCTAGATGCCCATCTCCAATCCCTTTTACCTTCAATAAGCTCTTACTGCTtacaaattcgaattttaaaatgCTAGTTTTAACCATGTGTGCATCTAATGAATAGCATTTAATAAAATCATTTATATATAATGCGAGAAGCATAAGGTGaaatttttcaatttaatttgaaAAATCTATCTTGATTCTTACTATATTATCTTTATAACTCACAAATATTTTTAACAACTACCTAAATCAAGTACCAAgaactttttatttttaaagaactTAAATGAAAGATCCTCTAAACTGTGAGAGAGCTCCAATGTACTAAGAGGTAATGCAACATGAGACTTTACTCTCAATGTAAATATTTGACGTCCTATTTCCATGCATACAACAGATCTGTCATGTAACTTTGATGAAGTCAATACTTCAATTCATATGCGTTCATACTCGATAAGTCAAGCATTTTACTGCATATGGATAAAAATGGGATTTGCTTTATATGCAATATTAGTGGCAAATCTTCAATAAATGAGTTTATCAAGGTATCTCAAGATGATgatagtaaaatagaaggtatTTAGTTGAAAAAATGGAGGtctagaatcgaaatcggaatggatgactcccattctaacTGTTTAATTAGGAGGAGtttatttcgattccgattctgaagtgaaatgggaatggttcaatctatatagaactcaatctattttttctctatagatttaattttttatttcgattccgattttgattccggtcacgaaccaaacatttcaaagatttgatcatttcaatttcgattccaaACCATTTCGATTCttatttctattttgattttgattacgAGCCAAACACCCTTTAATTGATTTATTATTTCCAGTAAGTGCACGCATGTATGTTCCTTGCAACTAAATTGTTCTTGTGCCACTCACCTTCGTGTGCATGCAATGAttatgtgaagaaaaaaaaaaggacgaAAGAATTCAATGGATGGTATATGTCTACTAATCGTTTCTTTGTATCTTTGCTTTCATTAAATCACCCACTGGGCACTACTCAATTCCCTGTTGTTAAACACTACCTTGTGAATTAAGCGAATTAATGACTGACCACAATGAAATCTGAACAAGAGAAGAGCTAAACTCAAAATTTTCTGCACTTGTTAGTATATTACTGCTACACGTTGTTGCTGCTGCAGTAAACCGTTCTTGAGGGTAGGCATGCATGGAAATAATTCATGCCAGCTTGACGGACCCAGGGTTTATTTAAGGCTGATTAGTTGGGTTTATGCCTAAATTGTCAATCTTGTATAAACTTCAAGTCTGGCCTGCATTATGAGTTTTAGATAATATTTGAACTTCAACCGGACTTTTTAGTTTTTATGATTAAAAGGGCTAATTATGCAAAACTCTTAAATTATttagaaattttaatttttttttaaattttaatttagtacAATCAGAtcattcaattttaaatttatttaattcagatgTGATTATGAATTCCATCAGGCTGATGCGATAAATTTGTCACATAATATCATGTGGCATACTTATACAGCAGAAAAAAATCGTTCCAAAGATGATATTACATGGCATTCCTTGGTGATGGCTAGACAAAATTTAtagtgatggtctgaattgaatGAAATTAAAAGTTGGACAATCTGATTATactaaattaaatttaagatgaaattagaaaatttctaaataattcaatatttttttacataattaatcctaattaaaaacATCAATTACTTGATGTCAAGGCAAATAAAAAGTGGCAGTCTTTTTTCTTGTTTGTTTTctcatatctctctctctctctcatggaaATTAGTTAATGACTAGAACTCTCAGAACATGGAATTGGATTTGTTGTTTGGTAAAGCACGTCCTGCTCTACCTTCACTTTCACAGAGGAGGAAAGTGCACCATCTCTCCTAGTCTTTATCAATACATGAATCTATCTCATAAACATTAACATCTGTAAAGCCAGAAATGGTGGGTATGATTTTTaaatctctttcttcctctccttctcatcTGCCTCAGGGTATACTTCGTAAATTCATACATAAACATTGTTGTTGTAGTAATCAAGCCTCTAAATACTAAATAATAATGAAGTATGGATAAAACCGCTAGGTGACTCCAGGCAATAGATCCAAAAAGAATAGCTTCTCAAGCGTGCTAATGTCTCTAACAACACCGCCGTTTCAATAATTTGAAATTTCTAAAATATCTCAGCAATGGTCAAAACCTAGGCGTCCTCCAAAGGAGCGAAGGTTCGGCAACTGGGTTTGAACATCTTGTTTCAGCAAATTTGGTCTCGTTCTGGCCTAACGAAACCCTAGCTGTAGGGGAATGATAACAGTCCTCATCGAGGAAGCACTCCCCTTGTCTAGAACCAACGGTCTGATATCCACCTTGCTTATAATAGACGCACTGTTTCCAGACACGCTAAATTGCAATGTTAGAAGAACACGGTTTTGGTAATTTGGTAAGTAATCGGATCCGGTCCGCCAGTGAACAGTATTCCCACGCGGTTTCCAGGAGTCGCCTTAACCATTTTGCGATAACCCCACGATTTATACCGACCGGATCCCCTCATCGCCCACCGAACGACTCACGGAGCTAGCGAGCGAGAGAGAGCGTGGGAAAGAGAGAGCGGCGATGGCAGAGGTTTCGGCATGGGCGAAACCTGGCGCTTGGGCCCTGGACGCCGAAGAGCACGAGGCTGAGCTCCAGCAAAAGGACAAGGGCTATGACTCCTCCGACTCCAACTCCCACCCCTACCAGGAGCCCTCCGCCGACTTCCCCTCTCtcgccaccgccgccgccgcctccaAGACctccaagaagaagaagggtcaGCGCCTTTCCCTCGCCGAGTTCACCACCGGCAACGCAGTCACCCATGGCGCCGGCCGTTtccagtcttcctcctcctccaaggGCCTCACCTCGGACGAGCACCTCGTCCTTCCCACCGGCCCTCGCGAGCGAACCGCCGAGGAGCTCGAGCGCTCCTCCCGGGGCTTCGGTTACTCTTCCTATGGCGGCAGCGCGGGCGGCCGCGGGCGGATCTCCGGCGAGGAATCCTATTCCCGCTGGGGATCATCTAGGGTTTCGGACGAGGCGAGGAGGGGCGGCTACGGTGGGGCTGGCACTGGATCTAATAGGGATCTGGGTCCCTCTCGTGCCGACGAGATAGATGATTGGGGCGCCGCGAAGAAATCGGTGGTGCCGGAAAGGAAGGAGAGGGGAGGGGGTTTCTTCGATTCCCAGTCCCGAGCCGATGAATCAGATAGCTGGATCTCCAACAAGAGCGCGGCACCGCCGTCCGATGGAAGGAGGATGAACGTCGGCGGTTTTGATGGTCCTAGAGAGAGGAGGGGTGGCTTTGATATGTTCAATAGGGAGGGATCGAACGGCGGGCCGGATTCGGATGCATGGGGGAAGAAAAGGGAGGATGTGAGCAGCAGCGGTAGGCCGAGGCTTGTGTTGCAGCCCCGGACGTTGCCGTTGGCCGACGGGAGCAACGGGGAATTAAGTCGTCGAGAGCAGCCAATGGGGTCTATGGAGAAGAGCAAGGGATCGAATCCTTTTGGAGAGGCCCGACCACGGGAGGAGGTGCTGGCAGAGAAGGGGCAGGATTGGAAGAAGATTGAGGAGAAACTGGAGGCTAGGTCTGTGGACAAGAGCAGGGTATTGAATCCCTTTGGAGTGGCCCGACCACGGGAGGAGGTGCTGGCAGAGAAGGGGCAGGATTGGAAGAAGATTGATGAGAAGCTGGGGGCTATGAAGATCTGGGAAGCACCACCTGAAAGTTCATCATCTGGGAAGAGGGGCCTTGGGATAGGGAATGGAACCGGAAGCTTGTTGGAGGATCGCACTGAAAGGTCTTGGAGGAAAGCAGACACATCTgattctcctcctccaaggtaTGGTCTTTTATTTTAGCTTTCACCATCCATTATTTCCAGGAATATTAGTTATGCTTATCTAATAGAATGTTCTGAGATTCCTATATTTGCAGTATTTTTATTGAATTTACCTGCTATTGCTAATCCTTGTTTCAACTATTGATATCCTAGAGGAGATTTTTGCCTCCAATATTATTTCATTTTGTATCTAATTATGGGATTGGAACAAGTTTCTAAATCCACAGGACTGAACTTGATGTTCTTGTAAGTTTACGTGTTAGGGCCGAAAATGGATCGGATActagtatatccatatccatatttattttacttaacgaatatagatatggatagggATGTTAgttggatgcaaaaatttatatccatatttgttttaagtgGATATGAATACCAATCGGATTCTGGAAGTATGGATACAAATACAAATATAAGTTAgatgattaaattttatgaccATAAAATCAAAGATGcggattaagtggatgataaatcAAGTCAATAGCATGTTAATGAGAtcatttattttctttaaaatttcatgagtgttatataaaattaaataggattacAAATGAAATAGGATATTTGGATAtagatcggatagttgtctatctatatccacatccatttttctttaacagatatagatatggatattagtcggatACTTAAATTTCTATCTATATTTGAATAGTTTCGGATACGAAAATGGAGCCGGATGGATATTATCTGATCCACTTTCACCTCTATTACGTGCTGTTGCTGTTATTCCTTTTTGCGAGAACTTTCCTCCCTTCAAAGTGGGTTTTCATGCTTCGTATTCTATTGACCCAGTTATATCAGTATTCATATCTCTAGACCTTCTGTGTTCTTATTATTAAGTGTCATTTTCCATTTTCATCACTTTAGATTATCAACATCTTTGCCTCCATGTCTGTATTTTTTTTCTACAAGGTGTTTCCGGAGAAAAAAATGTGCTTCTGTCAACTAAGTGATCTGCAATAACTGTACAACATTTTGGCATCCATATCTTGCATTGAGGTCAATTATCAGAGCATCATCATGATTGTTATCACCTTTAAAACTGCCATTAATCTAGTGTAAACAAATAGCTGGTTGGAATTTGAGGGCCTTTCGAGCTTGAAATCTATTCTAAGTCTGGGCTCTATCTAAATAGTGGGTTCTTCTGATAAGCTTATATTAATGAATATCTTGTGGACATACACTTGCAATAACATACAAACAcacatatgcacatatatatgtacatgcgcATGAATGCATACATACTTGCATCCATATATAAACAGGTTTTATATAGTCCAGATCTATGTGATATCTATGTAAATATGTATTTGTATGGTATATAAGAGATGTGTGCATATATGAATATGTACATGTATCTAGGCATTTGTTTAATTGGGATCATGCATGGCTCATCCATTAAGtttaaattttctctggatttttTAAAAGGATACATGGTATTTAGGTTTGTTTCATTTTTGGACTTGGTCATTTATTAAAGATCAACTTGTCATGAGCAAATGAATAACGTCCAAAGTGTTGCAAACTAGGTACTAGGATTGTGTAGAAATTAATGCGATGTATGAATGATACCCTTATCCAGCTAGTTCAAAATTAAGTTCATAGTGGTATAGAATGGGATTAGATGAAAATTTTGTGATTAGAATATCCATTTTGGTCAGATTATATATGATTTTGGGTGCCTTAGTGGGACGATCCTTTTATGTATTAGATGTACTAATTGAGCTTGTTGACTAACTTACCATGGGCTAGATGTGCTCAAGTGAGTTAAAGtcttctttttctcctattcTTCTTTCCATCCCAAGGATGGAGCATTAATGAAGTAgtatcttattctttttttttctctctcttttaattCTGAGTCTTGAATGCTTGGCTCTAGATTGTGGATTTGATCCATGTGGACTTTTCTTAAAAATATGGAAATAATTTCTTGTTTTTGCTGTTGCTACCATCATCCCAAATATGTAGCACTAGCGAAATAGTATCTTATTCTATTTTATCCAATGTTTTCTCTTTTTCACTTTAATGGTTGAAGAATTGCCTCTGGATTGTGGATTTAACCCCATGTAGACCTTTttgctttctcttcctctttcttctcctcctccttttcttcttggatGCATATTCGAGATGCTATGCTTCCAATGGTGCAGTATCTAGTAAGTAGAGATGTTAGATTGTTTCAAAGGGTCTATAAAGAAGAGGGTAAGATGTAAGATGCAAGCTTTCGTGGAAGAAACTTATAGGAAATAATCTGGAAATGTTTGTACTAATGCTGAGGCTAGTGATTAGTAGGATTGATTACAGAATGAGGATTCACAAGCTGATGCCAAATCATTAGGAAAAGGTTTGGACTGTTGGTTTGATTGCTATCTTTTAAATTAGTTTTTGCTGCATGAACATTTTCTTCTGCTTTAAGACTTATCAGGTGGCTTTGAAGTCAATGATATGTTTTATGGTCGATGAAGGGTTTATTTGGTGGACCGAAAAGCATTAGATGCACAACTTTTTGCTTGTGCTGTCGCACTAGCAAAAAGATAAAGATGCTAGAGATATAAGTCAGATTTTCACTGTCATTTAAGTGGtagtaatttttattataatttggaCCACTTTGGGGCAAAGTGTACAAGGAATCCTATCTTTGTAAGCGTGAGAATGGAAAGGATATTGTGTAGATAGTTTACATGACTACGTGTGACTCACTTGTTGCGGTAGCTAGAGGAGGATATagatacttcatcacctttattgatgatttttctatttttagataCATCCCtgtcatgcatcacaaatttgatttttttgaggaATTCAAAGAATTCGGAGCTGATATCAAACAAAGTTCAGGAAACACATAAACCATGTGTTTCTCTCAAGTGAATTTTTTCAACTATTTAAGACACAATGGAATTGTTTTTTAAAGTAATGCATCAGGATGCCCTTAGCAAAACAGGGCTGCTTCAAGAAGCAGGACCTTAATGGACATAACTAGATCCACGATAAGTCAATGTAAGCTCTCTTCCTATCATTGAGGGTTATGCTATAGAAATTGTGATGTAAATATTGAATATTCTTCCAACTAAGTTAGCTAAAGCTAACTCTTTATGACTTGTGGCTTGGGAGAAAACCTATTATACTTCATTCTAGAAATCTCAGATGCTGAATGATCTTATGTACCATATGCTTTTGGCTGGAATTATTATATAACCATGGTTTACTAAATGCACCCCCAACCTTGATGTTGAAAAGAGGGAGCCATCTTTCATTGGCATGAAATGTTCAATATCCATTTTCTTGTAATGAAAATAATTGCTCAAAGATGCGTGCTCTGTCTATGATTGTGGCTAGGGGTTTAGTCTTTGTTTTAATTtgggttgaatatagattttttgTACTGTTGTTGGGATCAGACTGAATGTGTAGTATATGGTGCTGTATTGGTACTTGCCATGCATGGGCATTGAAAATGTCACTGAAAAAATGAAGATAACATGTCATGGTCTACTAGGAACATATGACTACCTGAGATAACCATCTAGTGGAAAGTAAACCTATTCTGCATATTAAACTATTATTTTTGCCCAGGTCAATTGAATCTAGCATCTAACTTTGTACTAAAAACATGTTTCCTTTGCTGGTAGACATGCCCTAAATGTTCCTGTAACTCCGGTGTAAGAAGTTTAATGCATTAAGTAATATAAATCAATGCTATCAGATCAGACAAGCATTGAGCAGCTCAAATTTTGATGTAAAAACTATATGATATCGTGTGATT from Elaeis guineensis isolate ETL-2024a chromosome 4, EG11, whole genome shotgun sequence includes these protein-coding regions:
- the LOC105044088 gene encoding eukaryotic translation initiation factor 4B3, which encodes MAEVSAWAKPGAWALDAEEHEAELQQKDKGYDSSDSNSHPYQEPSADFPSLATAAAASKTSKKKKGQRLSLAEFTTGNAVTHGAGRFQSSSSSKGLTSDEHLVLPTGPRERTAEELERSSRGFGYSSYGGSAGGRGRISGEESYSRWGSSRVSDEARRGGYGGAGTGSNRDLGPSRADEIDDWGAAKKSVVPERKERGGGFFDSQSRADESDSWISNKSAAPPSDGRRMNVGGFDGPRERRGGFDMFNREGSNGGPDSDAWGKKREDVSSSGRPRLVLQPRTLPLADGSNGELSRREQPMGSMEKSKGSNPFGEARPREEVLAEKGQDWKKIEEKLEARSVDKSRVLNPFGVARPREEVLAEKGQDWKKIDEKLGAMKIWEAPPESSSSGKRGLGIGNGTGSLLEDRTERSWRKADTSDSPPPRAEKVEEGLPEN